A section of the Delphinus delphis chromosome 1, mDelDel1.2, whole genome shotgun sequence genome encodes:
- the MRPL20 gene encoding large ribosomal subunit protein bL20m, protein MVFLTAQLWLRNRITDRYWRVQEVLKHARHFRGRKNRCYRLAVRAVTRAFVQCTRARRLKKRNLRTLWISRVTAASLEHGLKYPAFILNLIKCQVELNRKVLADLAIYEPKTFKSLAALAKRRRQEGFAAALGDGKEPEGIFSRVAQHL, encoded by the exons ATGGTCTTCCTCACGGCGCAGCTCTGGCTGCGGAATCGCATCACTGACCGCTACTGGCGGGTCCAGGAGGTGCTGAAGCACGCGCGG CACTTCCGGGGGAGGAAGAATCGGTGCTACCGGCTGGCCGTCAGGGCTGTGACGCGAGCGTTCGTGCAGTGCACCCGAGCCCGCAGGCTGAAGAAGAGGAACCTGCGGACG CTCTGGATCAGTCGAGTTACAGCTGCTTCCCTGGAACACGGCCTGAAGTACCCAGCATTCATCCTCAACTTGATTAAG TGCCAGGTGGAGCTCAACAGGAAAGTACTTGCAGATCTAGCCATCTACGAACCAAAGACTTTTAAATCTTTGGCTGCTTTGGCCAAAAGGAGGCGACAGGAAGGATTTGCTGCTGCCTTGGGGGATGGGAAGGAGCCCGAAGGCATTTTTTCCAGGGTGGCACAGCACCTCTGA